The following proteins are co-located in the Lagopus muta isolate bLagMut1 chromosome 11, bLagMut1 primary, whole genome shotgun sequence genome:
- the MST1 gene encoding hepatocyte growth factor-like protein isoform X2 translates to MPAPLGLLLSLAVALGAGHRSALNDFQRLRGTELQAAPGEPPLHVLNCTAQKCAQNCANRPACRAFHHERQSQMCQLLSWTQRSPGTRLQKNIHYDLYQKKDFLRECIVANGTGYRGMRDMTERGLRCQHWQATTPHDHRFLPSLRNGLEENYCRNPDRDKRGPWCYTIDPNVRHQSCGIKKCEDAICMTCNGEDYRGFVDYTESGIECQRWDLQHPHKHPYHPDKYPEKGLDDNYCRNPDGSERPWCYTTDPALEREFCRIRVCKKRPRPINVTTGCYRGKGEGYRGRVNVTVSGIPCQRWDAQTPHRHHFVPSKYPCKDLQENYCRNPDGSEAPWCFTTRPGMRVAFCFHIRRCDDELKAQECYHGHGEQYHGHVSKTRKGITCQKWDATTPHVPQMSPATHPEAHLEENYCRNPDDDSHGPWCYTMDPRTPFDYCAIKPCSGSAVPSVLMSADAVKFEECGRRDERLQQKQRVVGGMPGNSPWTVSIRNRAGVHFCGGSLVKEQWVISTRQCFSSCDADLSGYEVHLGTLFKDPSPTDPDLQAIPIVRIICGPSESHLVLLKLARPAVLNTRVALICLPPERYVVPAGTTCEIAGFGETRGTTDGHVLNVAKLPVMAHAECQAELRGRLKESELCTAPLRAGVGACEGDYGGPLACLTADCWVLEGVITPSRVCARTDQPALFIRVSLYVDWIHKVMRMV, encoded by the exons ATGCCGGCCCCGCTGggcctgctgctctccctggcTGTGGCCCTGGGTGCAG GCCACCGCTCAGCCCTCAATGACTTCCAGCGCCTGcgtggcactgagctgcaggcGGCACCCGGCGAGCCCCCACTGCATGTACTGAACTGCACGGCCCAGAAGTGCGCCCAGAACTGTGCCAACAGGCCGGCCTGCCG GGCCTTTCACCACGAGCGGCAGAGCCAGATGTGCCAGCTGCTGTCCTGGACCCAGCGCTCACCCGGCACCCGGCTGCAGAAGAACATCCACTACGATCTGTACCAGAAGAAAG ACTTCCTGCGGGAGTGCATTGTGGCCAATGGCACCGGTTATCGTGGCATGCGGGACATGACGGAGCGTGGCCTGCGCTGCCAGCACTGGCAGGCCACCACACCCCATGATCACAG GTTCCTGCCATCCCTCCGCAATGGGCTGGAGGAGAATTACTGCCGCAACCCTGACCGTGACAAGCGGGGCCCGTGGTGCTACACCATCGACCCCAATGTCCGACACCAGAGCTGCGGCATCAAAAAGTGTGAGGACG CCATCTGCATGACCTGCAACGGGGAGGATTACCGGGGCTTTGTGGACTACACCGAGTCGGGGATCGAGTGCCAGCGCTGGGACTTGCAGCACCCACACAAGCATCCCTACCACCCTGACAA GTACCCTGAGAAGGGTCTGGATGACAACTACTGCCGCAACCCGGACGGCTCTGAGCGGCCCTGGTGCTACACCACTGACCCGGCGCTGGAGCGCGAGTTCTGCCGCATCCGCGTCTGCA AGAAACGCCCGCGACCCATCAATGTCACCACCGGCTGCTACAGGGGCAAAGGCGAAGGCTACCGAGGCCGAGTGAACGTCACCGTGTCGGGCATCCCCTGCCAGCGCTGGGACGCGCAGACACCCCACCGGCACCACTTTGTGCCCAGCAAGTACCCCTGCAA GGACCTGCAGGAGAACTACTGCCGCAACCCCGATGGCTCAGAGGCCCCGTGGTGCTTCACCACCCGCCCCGGCATGCGCGTCGCCTTCTGCTTCCACATCCGCCGCTGTGACGACGAGCTGAAAGCACAAG AGTGCTACCACGGCCACGGCGAGCAGTACCACGGCCACGTCAGTAAGACGCGCAAGGGCATCACGTGCCAGAAGTGGGATGCCACGACACCTCATGTGCCACA GATGTCGCCTGCCACCCACCCTGAGGCACACCTGGAGGAGAACTACTGCCGCAACCCCGATGATGACAGCCACGGCCCGTGGTGCTACACCATGGATCCACGCACACCCTTTGACTACTGCGCCATCAAGCCCTGCT ctggcagcGCTGTGCCATCTGTCCTGATGAGTGCAG ATGCAGTGAAATTCGAGGAGTGTGGCCGGCGGGATgagaggctgcagcagaagcagcgtGTGGTGGGTGGGATGCCTGGCAACTCACCGTGGACTGTCAGCATCCGCAACCG GGCCGGCGTGCACTTCTGCGGCGGGTCGCTCGTGAAGGAGCAATGGGTGATCAGCACACGGCAGTGCTTCTCCTCCTG TGATGCGGACCTGTCAGGCTATGAGGTGCACCTGGGGACACTGTTCAAGGACCCCAGCCCCACCGACCCCGACCTGCAGGCCATCCCCATTGTACGCATCATCTGCGGCCCCTCTGAGTCCCACCTGGTGCTGTTGAAGCTGGCGAG ACCAGCTGTGCTGAATACGCGTGTGGCCCTGATCTGCCTGCCGCCCGAGCGCTACGTTGTGCCTGCTGGCACCACCTGTGAGATTGCTGGCTTTGGGGAAACCAGAG gcACAACGGATGGCCACGTGCTGAATGTGGCAAAGCTGCCAGTGATGGCACATGCTGAGTGCCAGGCAGAGCTGCGTGGGCGCCTGAAGGAGAGCGAGCTGTGCACAGCCCCGCTGCGTGCTGGTGTGGGTGCCTGCGAG GGAGATTATGGGGGGCCCCTGGCCTGTCTGACTGCCgactgctgggtgctggagggGGTGATCACCCCATCCCGTGTCTGCGCCCGCACCGACCAGCCTGCCCTCTTCATCCGCGTCTCACTCTACGTCGACTGGATCCACAAGGTCATGAGGATggtgtga
- the MST1 gene encoding hepatocyte growth factor-like protein isoform X1: MPAPLGLLLSLAVALGAGHRSALNDFQRLRGTELQAAPGEPPLHVLNCTAQKCAQNCANRPACRAFHHERQSQMCQLLSWTQRSPGTRLQKNIHYDLYQKKDFLRECIVANGTGYRGMRDMTERGLRCQHWQATTPHDHRFLPSLRNGLEENYCRNPDRDKRGPWCYTIDPNVRHQSCGIKKCEDAICMTCNGEDYRGFVDYTESGIECQRWDLQHPHKHPYHPDKYPEKGLDDNYCRNPDGSERPWCYTTDPALEREFCRIRVCTEKRPRPINVTTGCYRGKGEGYRGRVNVTVSGIPCQRWDAQTPHRHHFVPSKYPCKDLQENYCRNPDGSEAPWCFTTRPGMRVAFCFHIRRCDDELKAQECYHGHGEQYHGHVSKTRKGITCQKWDATTPHVPQMSPATHPEAHLEENYCRNPDDDSHGPWCYTMDPRTPFDYCAIKPCSGSAVPSVLMSADAVKFEECGRRDERLQQKQRVVGGMPGNSPWTVSIRNRAGVHFCGGSLVKEQWVISTRQCFSSCDADLSGYEVHLGTLFKDPSPTDPDLQAIPIVRIICGPSESHLVLLKLARPAVLNTRVALICLPPERYVVPAGTTCEIAGFGETRGTTDGHVLNVAKLPVMAHAECQAELRGRLKESELCTAPLRAGVGACEGDYGGPLACLTADCWVLEGVITPSRVCARTDQPALFIRVSLYVDWIHKVMRMV, encoded by the exons ATGCCGGCCCCGCTGggcctgctgctctccctggcTGTGGCCCTGGGTGCAG GCCACCGCTCAGCCCTCAATGACTTCCAGCGCCTGcgtggcactgagctgcaggcGGCACCCGGCGAGCCCCCACTGCATGTACTGAACTGCACGGCCCAGAAGTGCGCCCAGAACTGTGCCAACAGGCCGGCCTGCCG GGCCTTTCACCACGAGCGGCAGAGCCAGATGTGCCAGCTGCTGTCCTGGACCCAGCGCTCACCCGGCACCCGGCTGCAGAAGAACATCCACTACGATCTGTACCAGAAGAAAG ACTTCCTGCGGGAGTGCATTGTGGCCAATGGCACCGGTTATCGTGGCATGCGGGACATGACGGAGCGTGGCCTGCGCTGCCAGCACTGGCAGGCCACCACACCCCATGATCACAG GTTCCTGCCATCCCTCCGCAATGGGCTGGAGGAGAATTACTGCCGCAACCCTGACCGTGACAAGCGGGGCCCGTGGTGCTACACCATCGACCCCAATGTCCGACACCAGAGCTGCGGCATCAAAAAGTGTGAGGACG CCATCTGCATGACCTGCAACGGGGAGGATTACCGGGGCTTTGTGGACTACACCGAGTCGGGGATCGAGTGCCAGCGCTGGGACTTGCAGCACCCACACAAGCATCCCTACCACCCTGACAA GTACCCTGAGAAGGGTCTGGATGACAACTACTGCCGCAACCCGGACGGCTCTGAGCGGCCCTGGTGCTACACCACTGACCCGGCGCTGGAGCGCGAGTTCTGCCGCATCCGCGTCTGCA CAGAGAAACGCCCGCGACCCATCAATGTCACCACCGGCTGCTACAGGGGCAAAGGCGAAGGCTACCGAGGCCGAGTGAACGTCACCGTGTCGGGCATCCCCTGCCAGCGCTGGGACGCGCAGACACCCCACCGGCACCACTTTGTGCCCAGCAAGTACCCCTGCAA GGACCTGCAGGAGAACTACTGCCGCAACCCCGATGGCTCAGAGGCCCCGTGGTGCTTCACCACCCGCCCCGGCATGCGCGTCGCCTTCTGCTTCCACATCCGCCGCTGTGACGACGAGCTGAAAGCACAAG AGTGCTACCACGGCCACGGCGAGCAGTACCACGGCCACGTCAGTAAGACGCGCAAGGGCATCACGTGCCAGAAGTGGGATGCCACGACACCTCATGTGCCACA GATGTCGCCTGCCACCCACCCTGAGGCACACCTGGAGGAGAACTACTGCCGCAACCCCGATGATGACAGCCACGGCCCGTGGTGCTACACCATGGATCCACGCACACCCTTTGACTACTGCGCCATCAAGCCCTGCT ctggcagcGCTGTGCCATCTGTCCTGATGAGTGCAG ATGCAGTGAAATTCGAGGAGTGTGGCCGGCGGGATgagaggctgcagcagaagcagcgtGTGGTGGGTGGGATGCCTGGCAACTCACCGTGGACTGTCAGCATCCGCAACCG GGCCGGCGTGCACTTCTGCGGCGGGTCGCTCGTGAAGGAGCAATGGGTGATCAGCACACGGCAGTGCTTCTCCTCCTG TGATGCGGACCTGTCAGGCTATGAGGTGCACCTGGGGACACTGTTCAAGGACCCCAGCCCCACCGACCCCGACCTGCAGGCCATCCCCATTGTACGCATCATCTGCGGCCCCTCTGAGTCCCACCTGGTGCTGTTGAAGCTGGCGAG ACCAGCTGTGCTGAATACGCGTGTGGCCCTGATCTGCCTGCCGCCCGAGCGCTACGTTGTGCCTGCTGGCACCACCTGTGAGATTGCTGGCTTTGGGGAAACCAGAG gcACAACGGATGGCCACGTGCTGAATGTGGCAAAGCTGCCAGTGATGGCACATGCTGAGTGCCAGGCAGAGCTGCGTGGGCGCCTGAAGGAGAGCGAGCTGTGCACAGCCCCGCTGCGTGCTGGTGTGGGTGCCTGCGAG GGAGATTATGGGGGGCCCCTGGCCTGTCTGACTGCCgactgctgggtgctggagggGGTGATCACCCCATCCCGTGTCTGCGCCCGCACCGACCAGCCTGCCCTCTTCATCCGCGTCTCACTCTACGTCGACTGGATCCACAAGGTCATGAGGATggtgtga